One genomic segment of Plasmodium cynomolgi strain B DNA, chromosome 14, whole genome shotgun sequence includes these proteins:
- a CDS encoding hypothetical protein (putative), translating into MITGNGIIFLGTGSSSSTPKLSHIFKNSKILLSQKKGEPQSSELKQEDIEHINRFVDELVTHDIECIDQLNDLYLRKRYPDCHDLKCYTCYDALNSNSKNKRNNISVLVKSNDSYVLIDVGKTFRDSLLRNKDKINFYEIKLESVLISHSHTDALNGIDDLRDLQEYNKITNGDSYYYTPKNPIDVYVNEVSYERLRNGYDYLVKKRKENIFFSKIAALNLLVIKDEKYNKLILEEKMANQIKDGTVVMPKQDHKGSTTNSTQKNQIDGGNIIKKKGGYDDDEGMKTKGKENEEQKENHLLNNNAEADDGDDDETCVNIHTYNKKDEYGYVYTKFDKNKRIRFIPFQHGRNYVCVGYIIGENEKLVYISDCSYIPPNVLEYIKKIGSTEVLIIDALYYKAKHYSHFSLHESIKIALLIKPKKVYFIGMSCDIEHYITNLFLKKLSNKYPDISFSLAHDGLFVPINF; encoded by the exons ATGATAACTGGGAACGGTATCATATTTTTAG GTACAGGTTCTTCGTCGTCTACGCCCAAACTATCCCACATTTTCAAAAactccaaaattttgttaagcCAAAAGAAGGGGGAACCCCAGAGCTCGGAGCTGAAGCAGGAAGACATTGAACATATAAACAGATTTGTAGACGAGTTGGTTACACATGATATAGAATGCATTGATCAGCTGAACGATTTATATCTAAGAAAAAGGTACCCGGATTGCCATGATTTAAAATGCTACACTTGTTACGATGCACTGAATAGTAACTCtaagaataaaagaaataatatcTCCGTATTGGTGAAGTCAAATGACTCGTATGTATTAATTGATGTCGGGAAAACCTTCAGGGACAGCCTGTTGCGGAACAAGGACAAAATTAACTTCTAT GAAATCAAGCTAGAGTCGGTGCTGATAAGCCACAGCCACACAGACGCGCTGAACGGAATAGATGACCTGAGAGACCTCCAAGAGTACAACAAAATAACCAATGGAGATAGCTACTACTACACCCCGAAGAACCCAATTGACGTTTACGTGAATGAAGTTTCATATGAGAGACTGCGAAATGGTTATGACTACCTGGtcaagaagaggaaggaaaatatttttttttccaaaatagcAGCACTTAACCTGTTAGTTATCAAGGATGAAAAGTATAACAAATTAATtcttgaagaaaaaatggctaaTCAGATAAAGGATGGTACAGTTGTGATGCCAAAGCAGGACCATAAAGGTAGTACTACAAATAGTACACAGAAGAACCAAATAGATGGTGGgaacataattaaaaagaagggagggtacgacgatgatgagggGATGAAGAcgaagggaaaggaaaacgaGGAACAGAAGGAAAACCACCTCCTCAACAACAACGCTGAAGCTGACGATGGTGATGATGATGAGACTtgtgtaaatatacatacgtacaacaaaaaagatgAATACGGTTATGTGTACACCAAATTTGACAAAAACAAACGCATCAGATTTATTCCATTCCAACATGGGCGTAACTACGTATGTGTTGGGTATATCATAGGAGAGAATGAAAAGTTGGTTTACATTTCGGACTGTTCCTATATACCACCCAATGTACTGGAGTACATAAAGAAGATAGGCTCCACTGAAGTATTAATCATAGACGCCCTTTATTATAAAGCAAAAcattattcacatttttctttgcacgaaagtataaaaattgcTTTGCTTATCAAGCCGAAGAAAGTGTACTTTATTGGAATGTCCTGCGATATAGAACATTATATCACTAActtatttttgaagaaattatcGAATAAATATCCAgacatttctttttccctggCGCATGATGGTTTGTTTGTACCGATCAACTTTTAG
- a CDS encoding hypothetical protein (putative) produces the protein MVAHRVHKMDGFDETKMKQLQLLKEKMKIAKAQKVEEVKKNEDIFSLSHDVKNVRSFETQDIRFNKIGKKIFDAFTPNKKATHIKGTNSRYPFQQAKSANANFPFKTKNGLIKLGNESNAFDTPLTFEEVMRRKNEKKKMQLEKSGENAMVEDILNNVRQFNLSENREDRKELSLLQGRHRSYPGNTSGRHADEEEQLDQANQDSHAGSTDVYGDMYSSSPLRQLHETNRVSNYDDADGLHQSKLHDKATNNEQALSGYTTDNNYSINGNVSNNTSSFGMDVMRNSQSPSHGMNSFNNYFSNQVGKGQDAAQNGADLNRTSPLGVNNVGNPLSESFPGTCGGSGVSGLFGNRGDLINRSGNNIFGCSLAKLNQSNFNQTVNTSSSGQGPSMNMLKGNHNSMTPSASSVGKGEVRGENAHSLFQSSGNSTLGASNIFGTHNAPIGSNQPGTNSSLVPPSPNQGIEASSLFARNDGNSNGNNTGSLFNNSFSGNNLNSTRNAPDSASKGGLFNITSDGNGGNVFGKSRSNVHLFSGSGGIFGKSSSGTTNLFGIAASEKNPFGSAANEQNPFGSAATEKNPFGNAATEKNPFGSAASEKNPFGSAANEKNPFGSAATEKNPFGNAATEKNPFGSAANEKNPFGSAASEKNPFGSAATEKNPLEKANSGKGIFGNVPGSSKPFGNTAGSGNPFGSPPSGSNIFGIPANASSNLFGKSSGGTNLFNKSGGVSSTSQFSNANSFFGKPPVGSSIFGSSSSSLVNNVNSSLKSDGALLADSARGATVSGVGGVGGVGGVGGVGSVSCVGSVGGMLSANAQSTPDSRCGAPGESLPNTSSKLISDGSQNSSVNSAQRGGPTSNVGLPGSGRNVGLPSSTNRFGLPSMGGSAITVPSQAYHSRVTNGMRNNSDVNARVMQFKNTLSNIKSKRSGDPNESMARSSGDNETAGDQTGVGSFPDTSEQPPGEENPLGVEKNDAGAGADADADADEESLQHLNGEKTKDSNNDVAAKPTCDNHSGESAKGSHNNGKDEGTTIRRTFSSYFNTFIPSIFSSPNKQASKEEYPKGGASNGEVKTSSVEVKTSSVEVKTSSVEENTNLEVKKNGHVSPVGKDASEGDKLDTNPLRSDKEGETKTFFRANPPLTDPPNGALSSQTDGANTLTSNHDSVLLNGEKANGFQQFDPFVDSHKPNSSNHEVPSFSNPNETQSHAVGEPEQMHNMKKAEVLNLPFGVNQNGALNPLSDENNKTGSLFNHAASVPTSGTHPGVECKMNPTAGISFSNIKAGGNVDEVGTLPSSVTPALDEKSGRSFLMGSALDNVNSEQKSSHAVSGVNSRGDEPRDIFQKDPSYNHLIEVANEDSSENKENLEKMNQIYKNINCINKNISYINKYVPTTIEDVDNYLHENITSVQNYDALSSANRACLEKMNAPSSSAQSNRELKNMINVLNKQIGRGGGDTKGVPPIGKVKGTLFCNPLNRGASQVDMTHNAKAGVMACAPDRGSSKCHPIFNSTGKHSPGGNLVNTNMLTPREKLKLINETSKEIATNEESDMDEKIPEHVQKIMERREYFKTKNKLTNNDSKKSIIGMKKIKPFVPSECSESFRNTFYTNENSKNKNNVFSLQNLSSMNILSPNKGSSSGAASGNIMGIVERGLNSNAFSPLGGEAPHMMNSADHFKMAGSSNNGAVTLGSYPTVNDRSTIFKDSPVERQNRSEMHTHSNRANFIVYKNMPPSSSNTMMDCTFASENAQDGYNPMAPTKNFNSAVNSGGLTNRVNSSGPGGETKPSGESLIKMEEELNRQTDFISNIYASLGKNNFIYDNRGEMDSTVDKQRGDHGDDGVHPAATNTDDAPLRKRSLDCISGTHHENDDARDDESNPFDNVENGEDDDPTCAQKKKRKFAPHGINEELLPKENRCIDISNCVKEIRDSRTLADISANLSKYTLESERILCDIINDTFKMSLKISSLSDLPFLFEDFP, from the exons ATGGTAGCGCACAGAG tgcacaaaatggacggATTTGatgaaacgaaaatgaaacaGCTGCAGctgttgaaggaaaaaatgaaaatagccaaagcacaaaaagtggaagaagtaaaaaaaaatgaagatattttttccctctcgcatgatgtaaaaaatgtgagatCATTTGAGACACAAGATATCagatttaataaaattgggaaaaaaattttcgatgCTTTTACTCCTaataaaaaagcaacacATATTAAGGGGACTAATAGTAGGTACCCTTTTCAGCAAGCCAAAAGCGCAAATGCTAACTTCCCCTttaagacaaaaaatggactcATCAAATTAGGAAATGAATCGAATGCATTTGATACACCACTAACGTTTGAAGAAGTGatgcgaagaaaaaatgagaagaaaaaaatgcaactgGAGAAAAGTGGAGAGAATGCCATGGTTGAGGATATTTTGAATAATGTGAGGCAGTTTAATTTAAGTGAGAATCGGGAGGACAGAAAGGAGTTGAGCCTTCTTCAGGGCAGACATCGCTCCTACCCGGGTAATACCAGTGGTAGGCATGCCGACGAGGAGGAACAACTCGACCAGGCAAATCAAGACAGTCACGCGGGAAGTACCGATGTGTATGGCGACATGTATAGTAGTAGCCCCCTGAGGCAACTGCACGAAACGAATCGCGTGAGTAACTATGATGATGCAGATGGATTACACCAAAGCAAACTACATGACAAAGCCACGAACAACGAACAAGCCTTAAGTGGATACACAACTGACAACAATTATTCAATAAATGGAAATGTCTCGAATAACACCAGTTCGTTTGGCATGGATGTAATGAGGAACAGTCAGTCTCCTTCTCATGGTATGAATTCtttcaataattatttctcaAACCAGGTGGGTAAAGGTCAGGATGCTGCACAAAACGGTGCAGATTTGAACAGGACTTCCCCTCTCGGTGTTAACAATGTGGGCAATCCTCTTAGTGAGAGCTTCCCGGGTACCTGCGGTGGGAGTGGAGTAAGCGGCTTGTTTGGCAATCGTGGAGACCTAATCAATCGCAGTGgaaataacatttttggGTGTAGCCTAGCCAAGTTAAACCAATCCAATTTTAACCAAACGGTGAACACTTCGAGTTCAGGTCAAGGCCCAAGTATGAATATGCTCAAGGGGAATCATAACAGTATGACTCCCTCTGCTAGCAGTGTCGGCAAGGGGGAGGTGCGAGGGGAGAATGCCCACAGCCTGTTTCAGAGCAGTGGAAATAGCACTCTCGGAGCAAGTAACATTTTCGGCACGCATAACGCACCTATTGGGAGTAACCAACCTGGTACGAACAGCTCTCTTGTGCCCCCATCTCCAAACCAAGGCATCGAAGCGAGTTCCCTATTCGCTCGCAACGATGGAAATAGTAATGGAAACAACACAGGCAGTCTTTTTAACAACTCATTTAGTGGTAATAATTTGAACAGCACGCGGAACGCGCCAGATTCAGCAAGCAAAGGTGGCCTCTTCAACATCACCAGCGATGGCAACGGGGGCAACGTTTTTGGAAAATCGAGAAGCAACGTTCACCTGTTTAGTGGCAGTGGGGGTATCTTCGGGAAGTCCAGCAGCGGCACCACGAACTTGTTTGGAATTGCAGCTAGCGAGAAGAACCCATTTGGGAGCGCCGCTAATGAGCAGAACCCATTTGGGAGCGCCGCCACCGAGAAGAACCCATTTGGGAACGCCGCCACCGAGAAGAACCCATTTGGGAGCGCCGCTAGCGAAAAGAACCCATTTGGGAGCGCCGCTAACGAAAAGAACCCATTTGGGAGCGCCGCCACCGAGAAGAACCCATTTGGGAACGCCGCCACCGAGAAGAACCCATTTGGGAGCGCCGCTAACGAAAAGAACCCATTTGGGAGCGCCGCTAGCGAAAAGAACCCATTTGGGAGCGCCGCCACCGAAAAGAACCCACTCGAAAAGGCAAATAGCGGAAAAGGCATTTTCGGGAACGTTCCAGGCAGCAGCAAACCCTTTGGAAACACGGCGGGCAGCGGCAACCCCTTCGGAAGCCCCCCCAGCGGAAGTAACATTTTTGGAATCCCCGCGAATGCGAGTAGTAACCTTTTTGGGAAGTCGTCCGGAGGAACCAACCTCTTTAACAAAAGCGGAGGTGTTAGCAGCACGAGCCAGTTCAGCAACGCGAACAGCTTTTTTGGGAAGCCCCCCGTGGGTAGCAGCATTTTCGgcagcagcagtagcagttTGGTGAACAATGTGAACAGCTCCTTGAAGAGCGACGGCGCGCTGTTGGCCGACTCTGCCCGGGGCGCCACGGTTTccggtgttggcggtgttggcggtgttggcggtgttggcggtgttggaAGCGTTAGCTGTGTTGGAAGCGTTGGTGGCATGCTCAGTGCCAACGCTCAGAGCACCCCCGACAGTAGGTGCGGCGCCCCTGGTGAGAGTCTCCCGAATACAAGCAGCAAGTTAATAAGTGACGGTTCCCAAAACAGTAGTGTAAATTCAGCTCAAAGGGGGGGTCCCACCAGCAATGTTGGCCTTCCAGGCAGCGGCAGAAATGTTGGCCTTCCAAGCAGCACCAACCGTTTTGGCCTCCCAAGCATGGGCGGAAGTGCCATCACCGTCCCGTCCCAAGCATACCATAGTAGAGTCACAAATGGGATGCGAAACAACAGTGACGTGAATGCAAGAGTTATGCAATTTAAGAATACCCTGTCGAAtattaaaagtaaaagatCAGGAGATCCTAACGAATCGATGGCACGTAGCAGTGGGGACAATGAAACCGCAGGGGATCAAACGGGTGTGGGTAGTTTCCCCGATACGAGTGAACAACCCCCTGGAGAGGAGAATCCACttggggtggaaaaaaatgacgcagGTGCAGGCGCAGATGCAGATGCAGATGCAGACGAAGAATCATTACAGCATCTTAATGGAGAGAAAACAAAAGATAGTAATAATGACGTGGCTGCAAAGCCAACATGTGATAATCACAGTGGAGAATCAGCCAAAGGAAGTCATAACAATGGCAAGGATGAGGGCACTACCATTCGAAGGACTTTCTCAAGTTATTTTAACACGTTCATTCCGTCGATATTTTCAAGCCCTAATAAGCAAGCCTCAAAGGAGGAGTACCCCAAAGGGGGCGCTTCAAATGGGGAGGTTAAGACGAGCAGTGTGGAGGTGAAGACGAGCAGCGTGGAGGTGAAGACGAGCAGCGTGGAGGAGAATACCAACTtggaggtgaaaaaaaatgggcatgtTAGCCCAGTTGGTAAGGATGCATCGGAGGGGGACAAGCTGGATACAAATCCCCTCCGCAGTGACAAGGAGGGAGAGACGAAGACATTCTTTAGGGCCAACCCCCCTTTGACGGACCCACCGAATGGAGCTCTCTCTTCACAAACCGATGGTGCTAACACGCTGACAAGCAATCATGACAGTGTTTTattaaatggggaaaaagcaAATGGATTTCAACAGTTCGATCCGTTTGTAGATTCTCACAAGCCGAATAGTAGCAACCACGAGGTGCCATCATTTAGTAACCCAAATGAGACACAGAGTCACGCCGTAGGAGAACCTGAGCAGATGCACAACATGAAGAAAGCTGAAGTGCTAAATCTCCCATTTGGCGTTAATCAAAACGGTGCATTAAATCCTCTCAGTGATGAGAATAACAAAACGGGCAGTTTATTCAATCATGCAGCTAGCGTTCCAACTAGTGGGACCCACCCAGGGGTAGAATGCAAAATGAACCCCACGGCGGGGATTTCCTTTTCCAACATAAAGGCTGGAGGCAATGTAGATGAGGTTGGGACGTTGCCCAGTTCGGTGACCCCCGCTTTGGACGAGAAATCGGGTAGGAGCTTCCTCATGGGTAGTGCGTTGGATAACGTTAATAGCGAACAGAAAAGCAGTCATGCCGTATCTGGTGTGAACAGTAGAGGTGATGAACCCCGGGATATCTTTCAGAAGGACCCAAGTTACAACCACCTGATCGAAGTAGCCAATGAAGACAGCTCAGAAAATAAAGAGAAtctcgaaaaaatgaatcaaatatataaaaatataaattgcataaacaaaaatataagctATATTAATAAGTACGTTCCGACCACTATTGAAGATGTGGACAATTATTTGCATGAGAATATCACGTCGGTGCAAAATTACGACGCCTTGTCTAGCGCAAACCGAGCGTGcctagaaaaaatgaacgcacCTAGTAGTTCCGCACAGTCAAAtagggaattaaaaaatatgataaacgTTTTGAATAAGCAAATAGGTAGAGGTGGTGGAGATACCAAGGGGGTACCACCAATTGGTAAGGTGAAAGGAACGTTGTTTTGTAACCCCCTTAATAGAGGAGCTAGCCAGGTGGATATGACACATAACGCGAAAGCAGGAGTGATGGCTTGCGCTCCTGACAGAGGATCTTCCAAGTGTCACCCCATTTTTAACTCCACAGGGAAACACTCCCCTGGTGGCAATTTGGTAAACACGAATATGCTGACCCcgagagaaaaattaaaattaataaatgaaaCTTCGAAAGAAATTGCAACAAATGAAGAATCTGATATGGATGAGAAAATACCTGAACATGTTCAGAAAATTATGGAAAGAagagaatattttaaaacaaaaaataagttaacaAATAAtgactcaaaaaaaagtatcattggaatgaaaaaaattaaaccaTTTGTTCCATCAGAGTGTAGTGAATCCTTTAGAAACACCTTTtacacaaatgaaaatagcaaaaataagaataatgttttttccctACAAAATTTAAGTAGTATGAATATTTTGAGCCCCAACAAGGGGAGCAGTAGTGGTGCTGCGAGTGGTAACATTATGGGCATCGTGGAGAGGGGACTGAATAGCAATGCGTTTTCTCCCCTTGGAGGAGAGGCTCCACATATGATGAACAGTGCTGATCATTTTAAGATGGCAGGCAGTTCAAACAACGGTGCTGTCACTTTAGGCTCTTACCCCACGGTGAATGACCGCAGCACCATTTTTAAGGACTCCCCAGTGGAGAGGCAAAACAGAAGcgaaatgcacacacatagTAACAGGGCGaattttattgtatataaaaatatgccacCTTCGTCAAGTAACACCATGATGGATTGCACTTTTGCGAGTGAAAATGCACAGGATGGTTATAACCCCATGGCGCCgaccaaaaattttaacagtGCAGTTAATTCAGGCGGGTTAACCAACAGGGTGAATAGCAGTGGGCCAGGAGGAGAGACCAAACCATCAGGAGAATCTCTCATCAAGATGGAAGAAGAGCTAAACAGACAAACCGATTTTATTTCGAACATCTACGCAAGTttagggaaaaataattttatttatgacaATCGTGGAGAGATGGACTCGACGGTTGATAAGCAGAGAGGTGACCATGGGGACGACGGAGTGCACCCCGCGGCCACCAACACGGATGACGCCCCATTGAGGAAGAGAAGCCTGGACTGCATCAGTGGTACCCACCACGAGAATGATGACGCACGTGACGATGAGTCAAACCCGTTCGATAACGtcgaaaatggagaagacgACGATCCCACGTGCgcgcagaagaaaaaaaggaaatttgcTCCCCATGGAATCAACGAGGAACTGCTTCCAAAGGAAAACAGATGCATTGACATATCCAACTGTGTTAAAGAGATTAGGGACTCCAGGACGTTGGCGGACATTTCGGCCAACTTGAGCAAGTACACCCTGGAGAGCGAACGAATTTTGTGCGACATAATTAACGACACTTTCAAGATGTCGCTGAAGATTTCTTCGCTGAGCGATTTACCCTTTTTGTTCGAGGACTTCCCCTGA
- a CDS encoding hypothetical protein (putative) — MDEQQFKKANAVQGTLKKPKKKKVKNEKSAKKPSDIVSCIAFLPRDKNKSAGRQFEQLSEQDPSSESDHCENGNRKKQRDESDSDSYDALQNVFNDQRENEKIINEDTIIEMNKKYIFEDELSIEDGDALTLNGKIYSDIGTLEIHLVNYDEDIFNIYDDVIIDDYPLCLEVIGESYYQGKNIVAVGTMKKEIGLWDINSIDTLEALSYLGGGEEDTLQESRKKRRKGRGGAEGDSQVGAVAGDSHVGGAEGDSLPGTALAEEAAEGAGQKRKQRKSNLQGHTECVTCLNSSKLIPNLMCSGSKDCSIKLWDLSNLTNLHSFNFHKKKVNNLSFHENESSTLLSTSSDKTLKIYDIRKDTAGLNIHLDSTPESTTWSKFNDKEIFLSDVDGYVNKIDIRYVTDPSSNFSHNNIVRFKAFSNSCISLVSTHYPNLILAGSEDGLVHAYDFGSFGVAGPPCVYTKNLKRNLYCMKDNEDWPNVIFFGCDKLYDWDMKSCKELRQYFKL, encoded by the exons ATGGACGAACAACAGTTCAAGAAAGCCAATGCAGTACAAGGAACCCttaaaaaaccaaaaaaaaagaaagtaaaaaatgaaaaatctgCAAAGAAGCCAAGTGACATTGTGAGCTGTATAGCTTTTTTGCCCAGGGACAAGAATAAGTCCGCGGGGCGCCAATTTGAGCAACTCAG CGAACAGGACCCATCTAGCGAAAGCGATCACTGCGAAAATGGAAATCGGAAGAAGCAGAGAGACGAATCAGATTCAGATTCATACGATGCACTCCAAAACGTCTTTAACGATCAaagagaaaacgaaaaaataataaacgaAGATACCATCATAgagatgaacaaaaaatacattttcgAAGATGAGCTAAGTATAGAAGATGGAGATGCATTAACcctaaatggaaaaatatacagTGACATTGGGACGTTGGAAATTCACCTTGTTAACTACGACGAAGATATTTTCAATATCTATGACGATGTGATTATTGATGATTATCCTTTATGCTTGGAGGTGATAGGAGAGTCTTACTACCAAGGTAAGAACATCGTTGCCGTTGGTACCATGAAGAAGGAGATTGGGCTGTGGGACATTAACAGCATCGACACGCTGGAGGCCCTCAGTTATTTGGGCGGCGGGGAAGAGGACACGCTCCAGGAAAGCCGCAAAAAGCGGCGCAAGGGGCGGGGAGGAGCTGAAGGAGATTCACAAGTAGGAGCAGTAGCAGGAGATTCACACGTgggaggagcagaaggagatTCACTGCCGGGAACAGCGCTTGCGGAAGAAGCCGCCGAGGGAGCgggccaaaaaaggaagcagagAAAAAGCAACCTACAGGGCCACACCGAGTGCGTCACGTGCCTCAACTCATCTAAGCTAATTCCAAATTTGATGTGCAGCGGGTCGAAGGACTGTTCCATTAAATTGTGGGACCTGTCCAACCTGACCAACCTACATTCTTTCaactttcacaaaaaaaaggttaataaCCTTTCCTTCCACGAGAATGAAAGTAGCACTCTCCTCTCCACCTCATCTGACAAAACcctaaaaatatatgacataAGAAAAGACACAGCTGGGTTAAACATACATTTGGACAGTACCCCAGAATCCACTACTTGGAGCAAATTTAATGacaaggaaatttttttatccgaTGTGGATGGTTATGTGAACAAGATAGATATACGTTACGTTACCGATccttcttccaatttttcgCACAACAACATAGTTAGGTTTAAGgctttttcaaattcgtgCATTTCTTTGGTCAGCACGCATTACCCAAATTTGATCCTCGCAGGGTCCGAAGATGGTCTAGTGCATGCCTACGACTTTGGCTCCTTCGGAGTGGCGGGGCCCCCGTGCGTGTACACGAAGAACCTTAAAAGG aaCCTCTACTGCATGAAGGACAACGAAGACTGGCCcaatgtaatatttttcgGGTGCGACAAGCTCTACGATTGGGATATGAAGTCGTGCAAGGAGTTACGTCAATATTTCAAGCTGTGA
- a CDS encoding hypothetical protein (putative), whose protein sequence is MKNPQVLRPLLNISWGYLFGSTFWLCFFSEIGLIRSLKNIRRIPIPENAEEAKKQLEEMKSMEGDFTRRREDFQYFFGFSTLFSGILLLSTVRLANHNMQLRISSTIVALSCLLNNLYLQNKVHGLKIQKESLYNELIKNPKSETAIAEIKKNKKDFHIYHGLSLLSLYVSFLGLTPYIFT, encoded by the coding sequence ATGAAAAATCCGCAAGTCCTGAGACCGTTGCTTAACATAAGTTGGGGCTACCTTTTCGGGTCAACGTTCTGGTTGTGCTTCTTCTCCGAAATTGGTTTGATTAGGAGCTTGAAGAACATCAGGCGAATCCCCATCCCCGAAAatgcagaagaagcaaaaaaacagttggaagaaatgaaaagcaTGGAAGGAGATTTTACTAGAAGACGAGAAGactttcaatatttttttggtttctCTACTCTCTTTTCTGGCATACTGCTTTTGTCCACCGTCAGATTAGCAAATCACAATATGCAACTGAGGATTAGCTCCACCATTGTTGCTTTGTCCTGCTTGCTAAATAATTTGTACCTTCAGAATAAGGTTCATGGTTTGAAGATACAGAAGGAGAGCTTATATAATGAGTTGATTAAAAACCCCAAAAGTGAAACTGCCATTGCTGAGAttaagaagaacaagaaagACTTCCACATATACCATGGGTTGTCTCTCCTCTCCCTGTACGTTTCCTTCCTCGGCCTGACTCCCTACATTTTTACG
- a CDS encoding ubiquitin-like protein (putative), which yields MIEIILNDRLGKKIRVKCNPDDTIGDLKKLVAAQTGTRADKIRIQKWYTIYKDHITLQDYEIKDGMSLELYYN from the exons atgatAGAAATAATACTGAACGACCGGctggggaagaaaatccGCGTGAAGTGCAACCCGGATGACACCATCGGGGATTTGAAAAAGCTCGTGGCGGCACAAACAG GAACCAGGGCGGACAAAATACGAATACAAAAATGGTACACCATTTACAAGGACCACATCACCTTGCAAGACTACGAAATTAAAGATGGGATGAGTCTCGAGCTATATTATAACTGA